From Enterococcus mundtii, the proteins below share one genomic window:
- a CDS encoding Cof-type HAD-IIB family hydrolase, translating to MTIKMIAVDMDGTFLNDQKKYNEERFKKLFDLLQEKGIKFVVASGNQYFQLRSFFPDLYKSIAFVAENGANILIGEDHVYNAELRPEKIVQTLDVLEELAPMNLILCGKQSAYVSNTVSKELFERASFYYPKLEKVDDLYTLAKGEETIFKFALSFDEQEAVEKLTALKNSLGEGLIPVSSGHGDIDLIIPGVHKLNGLRLLGKKWGISDDEIATFGDSGNDFEMIQQIKHSFAMENGQPKIKEAATTIIGSNNTEAVLDTIQAIVEEKYT from the coding sequence ATGACAATCAAAATGATCGCTGTAGATATGGATGGTACATTTTTGAATGATCAAAAGAAATACAATGAGGAACGCTTTAAGAAACTTTTTGACTTACTACAGGAAAAAGGAATAAAGTTTGTTGTAGCAAGTGGAAATCAATATTTCCAGTTGCGTTCATTCTTCCCTGATCTTTATAAAAGTATAGCATTCGTAGCAGAAAATGGGGCAAATATTTTAATTGGTGAAGACCATGTGTACAATGCAGAATTACGTCCTGAAAAAATCGTTCAGACATTAGATGTATTGGAAGAGTTAGCGCCAATGAACTTGATCTTATGTGGGAAACAGAGTGCCTATGTCTCTAATACGGTTTCTAAGGAGTTGTTTGAACGTGCAAGTTTTTACTACCCTAAGCTTGAGAAGGTAGATGACCTGTATACGTTAGCTAAGGGAGAAGAAACAATTTTCAAGTTTGCTTTATCCTTCGATGAGCAAGAAGCGGTAGAAAAACTAACAGCCTTAAAAAATTCTTTAGGAGAGGGATTGATACCGGTCTCTAGTGGTCATGGAGATATCGATTTGATCATCCCTGGTGTTCACAAATTAAACGGGTTACGATTGTTAGGCAAAAAATGGGGGATCAGTGATGATGAGATTGCTACATTTGGCGATAGCGGGAATGACTTTGAAATGATCCAACAGATCAAGCACAGTTTTGCTATGGAAAATGGACAGCCCAAGATCAAAGAAGCAGCTACGACGATTATAGGATCAAATAATACAGAGGCTGTACTCGATACGATCCAAGCAATTGTAGAAGAGAAATATACGTAA